Part of the Georgenia sp. TF02-10 genome, GCCGTGGTGGCTGGGCCCGGGCGGGCTCAGGCGTCGGCGGCCTGCTTCTCGCGCAGGGCCTCGGCGGTGCGCGCGGCCTTGGTGGCCGGCGCGGTGAACACGTACGCGGCCTGGAACAGCGCCGCCTTGAGCGCTCCGGCCGTCCGGCCCAGGAGCACCTCGCGGGACTCCAGGTCGGCGAGCCGGGTGACGTCCTCGCCGGAGAGCTTGTTGCCCTCCAGGACGCCGCCCTTGAGCACGAGCTCGGGGTTGGCCCTGGCGAAGTCACGCAGCGAGCGGGCAGCCTCGACGGGCTCCCCGGTCACGAAGGCGATCGCGGTGGGGCCGGAGAGCTCGTCCTCGATGGAGTCGAAGCCGGCCTCCTTCGCCGCGATCGCGGTGAGCGTGTTCTTCACCACGGCGTAGCTAGCGTTGCCGGCGAGCGAGCGCCGCAGCCCCTTGAGCTGGGCGACGCTGAGCCCTCGGTACTCGGTCAGCAGGACGGCGCTGGACCCGCGGAACTGCTCCGTGAGCTCGGCAACCGCTGCCGCCTTGTCAGGCCTCGCCATGGCCCTCCTTCCGGTCGACGCCGCACGGCCCGGCCCGGGACGCAGAAAGAGCCCCGTGCAGACGGCACGGGGCTCGGGCACATGGTGCAAGGCTCGTTACACGCCTGCGCAGGCCCCGCGTTCACGGGCTTGGCCCCGTCGCAGAGACGGGGGACCGGCGGTCTTTGGCAGCGACAACCCTACCGCGCGCGACCCGGCGCCGACAAACCTCCGGGTCCTCGGCGGAGCGCCGCAGGCTGTGAGGTCAGCCACCGCCGGTTGCGGGCGGAGGCACCGGCCCTGGGTGCGGGCGACGCCGACCGCCCGGGGTGCTCGCGCGCGGTTCGCTGCCGCGGCACCGCGTCGCCGCTCCCGCGCCCGGCCCGGCTTCAGCCCACGCTCGCCGCCGCCCCGGCGGATCGGCCCGGCTCACGCTGACTGTGCCGCCGCCGTGCGCGTCGGGGCGGTGGTCACGGCCGAGCAGTCACTCCGGGAGTCGATACCGGTGACCAAAATCCACTCCGGAGTGGATCCCAGCCACATAGCGCACAATTTCCACTCCGGGAGCCTGTTGCTTTTTGGGCTGGCGCGGGCCTGGGCGTGTCTGCCGGCCGGCCTGGGCGCTGCCGGGAGGATCGGGGGTATGGCCAGGACGTACCGGGTGGTGGATCGGGACCAGGAGTTCTTGCTCCCGCCGGACATGCGTGAGTGGTTGCCGCCGGAGCATCTGGTGTGGTTCTTGATCGCGGCGGTGGAGCGGATGGACACCACCGCCTTCCACGCCAAGGCCCGGTTGGGTGGGGTGGGTCGGCGGGGGTATGACCCGGAGATGCTGCTGACGCTGTTCGTGTACGCGATGGCGCAGGGGGAGTCCTCCTCGCGGCGGATCGAGCGGCTGTGCCACACGGATGTGGCGTTCCGGGTGATCTGCGCCCAGGACGTCCCGGACCACACGGTGCTGGCCCGGTTCCGCCAGCGCCACGAGGAGGCGCTGACCGGTCTGCTGACCGAGTCGTTGGTGCTGGCCGCCGAGCTGGGGATGCTCTCGATGGGGGTGGTGGCTCTGGACGGGACGAAGATCCAGGCCAGCGCCAGCAGGGGCGCCAACCGCAGCGAGGCCACCCTGCGGAAGATGGCGGAGGACTACGTCGGCCGGGTCGGCGCCACGGACGCGGAGGAGGACGCCCTGTTCGGTCCGGACAAGCGCGGGGACGAGCTGCCCGAGGCGGTGACCGACCGGACCGACCGGGGTGGGCGGATCCAGCGGGCGCTGGACGTCATCACCGCCCGCCGCACCAAGACCGAGGCGGAGGAGAAGAAGAAGGCCGAGCGGGCCCAGAAGCGCGCCGCCGCCCGCAAGGTGGAGGCGGAGGCGGAGGCGGCGAGGGCCGCCGAGCGGGCCGAGAAGTATCTCGCCGCCCGCCGCAAGGCCGAGGCCGAGGCGGCGAAGACGGCCGAGCGGGCAGAGAAGACGGTCGAGCGGGCCGAGGAGTACCAGAGCGCGCAGGCGGAGGGGGCCCCGCTGTGCGGGCACCCGCCGAAGGGGGTGGACCCGGTCGGCGTGGCCAGGGCCCGGTGGGAGCGGGCGCGGGCGCAGGCCGCGGCCCGGTACGAGGCCTACCAGGGCGACCTGGCCGCCGGGGTGGTCAGGAGGGGACGCCCGCCGCTGCCGCCGGACGAGCACTGCCGGGTCCGTCGGGCCTGGGTGGCCTACCAGGCGGCCCTGGCCGCCCGCGGCCTCGTGACCGCTGGTCAGGACACGGCCGGCGGCACCGATCAGGACCGGGCCCCAGGCGCCGGCGCCGGCAACGCCACCGGGGCCGGCACGGAGCAGACCGCCGACGCCGGCCAGGCGCCGGGCGCCGGCACGGAGCAGGCCGCAGACGCTGAGAAGGTTGGCGCCGGGGCGGCGGCGCAGGCCGGCGGCCCGGCCGGGGAGAACGCCGGGGAGAAGGTGTATGCCAACCTCACCGACCCGGACTCCCGGCTGATGAAGACCCGCGACGGTTGGGTCCAGGGCATGAACTGCCAGACCTCCACCAGCGAGGACGTGTTCATCCTGACCGCCCGGGCCACCCAGGACACCACCGACGTGCGCCAGTTCCTGCCCACCAAGGACGCGGTCGAGACCACCCTGGCCACCATCGCCGAGCGCACCGGCCGGACGGACCTGACCATCGGGACGATGCTCGCCGACGCGGGGTATGACTCCAACGAGAACCTCACCGCACCCGGCCCGGACCGGTTGATCGCCGACAGCAAGCGCCGCCGCCTGTCCGCCCGCGCCACCACGAACCCGGCCGAGGGTCCACCACCGGAGGGTGCGTCGGCCCGGGAGAAGGTCAACCACCGGCTGCGCACCCCCGACGGGCTCGCCACCTACCGGCGCCGGTCCCACCTGATCGAAGCCCCCAACGCCTGGCTGAAGGACGGCCGCGGGCTGCGCCGGTTCTCCCGCCGCGGCCTGGCAGCGGTGCAGTCCGAGCTCTCCCTGGCCGCCGGGGTGACCAACCTGCTCCGCCTGCTCGCCAAGGGAGTGACCACCGCCCAGCTCCAGGTCGCCTGACCCCCACCAGGGGCACCCCCACACCCCCGCCAGGGCCCCCACCCGCCCGCACAGCCCCCGAAGTCCCCCCAGGGCGTCCAGCACACGCTCGGCCCGGCTCACCGAGCCGCTGGTCCGAAAATCCCGCCACCAGGCCCCCGCGCGACCGCCGCCAAAGGACAACAGGCTCCCGGAGTGGATATTGGTCAAGGGGTCCGACGGCACACCGGGCGTGAGCCCACGCCGGCACCGGGCGCCGCTCTCGGCCGCCACCGCCACCGGACGCCGTCGGCCCGGCACCCCCGAGGGATGCCGGGCCGACGGTCACGCTCGCCGGGACGTCAGGAGGCGTCCTCGGTGGTGAGGTTGCGGGTCTTGGTGGCGTCCAGCGGGATGCCCGGGCCCATGGTGGTGCTCATGGTCGCCTTGGTGATGTAGCGGCCCTTGGAGCTGGCCGGCTTCAGCCGCAGGATCTCCTCCTGGGCCGCGGCGTAGTTCTCCACCAGCCGCTTCTCGTCGAAGCTCGCCTTGCCGACGATGAAGTGCAGGTTGCCGTGCTTGTCCACCCGGAACTCGACGCGGCCGCCCTTGATGTCGCTGACCGCCTTGGCCACGTCCATCGTCACGGTGCCGGTGCGGGGGTTCGGCATGAGCCCGCGGGGGCCGAGGACCCGGCCCAGCCGGCCGACCTTGCCCATCATGTCCGGGGTGGCGACGGCGGCGTCGAAGTCGGTGT contains:
- a CDS encoding transposase; translated protein: MARTYRVVDRDQEFLLPPDMREWLPPEHLVWFLIAAVERMDTTAFHAKARLGGVGRRGYDPEMLLTLFVYAMAQGESSSRRIERLCHTDVAFRVICAQDVPDHTVLARFRQRHEEALTGLLTESLVLAAELGMLSMGVVALDGTKIQASASRGANRSEATLRKMAEDYVGRVGATDAEEDALFGPDKRGDELPEAVTDRTDRGGRIQRALDVITARRTKTEAEEKKKAERAQKRAAARKVEAEAEAARAAERAEKYLAARRKAEAEAAKTAERAEKTVERAEEYQSAQAEGAPLCGHPPKGVDPVGVARARWERARAQAAARYEAYQGDLAAGVVRRGRPPLPPDEHCRVRRAWVAYQAALAARGLVTAGQDTAGGTDQDRAPGAGAGNATGAGTEQTADAGQAPGAGTEQAADAEKVGAGAAAQAGGPAGENAGEKVYANLTDPDSRLMKTRDGWVQGMNCQTSTSEDVFILTARATQDTTDVRQFLPTKDAVETTLATIAERTGRTDLTIGTMLADAGYDSNENLTAPGPDRLIADSKRRRLSARATTNPAEGPPPEGASAREKVNHRLRTPDGLATYRRRSHLIEAPNAWLKDGRGLRRFSRRGLAAVQSELSLAAGVTNLLRLLAKGVTTAQLQVA
- the rplA gene encoding 50S ribosomal protein L1, whose translation is MTTRSKAYRQATEKITPGEVYAPLQAVRLAKETATTKFDPTVEVSFRLGVDPRKADQMVRGTVNLPHGTGKTARVLVFAVGERAQQAIDAGADEVGGDELIERVAGGYTDFDAAVATPDMMGKVGRLGRVLGPRGLMPNPRTGTVTMDVAKAVSDIKGGRVEFRVDKHGNLHFIVGKASFDEKRLVENYAAAQEEILRLKPASSKGRYITKATMSTTMGPGIPLDATKTRNLTTEDAS
- the rplJ gene encoding 50S ribosomal protein L10 → MARPDKAAAVAELTEQFRGSSAVLLTEYRGLSVAQLKGLRRSLAGNASYAVVKNTLTAIAAKEAGFDSIEDELSGPTAIAFVTGEPVEAARSLRDFARANPELVLKGGVLEGNKLSGEDVTRLADLESREVLLGRTAGALKAALFQAAYVFTAPATKAARTAEALREKQAADA